Proteins from a single region of Streptomyces sp. Tu 3180:
- a CDS encoding response regulator transcription factor, with translation MSQTMTAQAPPKLQTPAPRPAQGPPAAAPAAPAAAWRVLVVDPDTGDPLVTQLRRHGHRPVGVTHGGAALQAHTDADLVLLTLELPDLDGLEVCRAIRSVSRVPVIIVTARQSELDCVLGLQAGADDYVTKPYGLRELMARIEAVMRRAQWQPAAVQEIRHGSLRIDVNSRRVTVDEAEVTLTRKEFDLLCLLASHPGTVIPRKQLLKQVWGDTWSRRTVDTHVSSLRGKLGDSGWIVTVRGVGFQLGHR, from the coding sequence ATGAGTCAGACGATGACGGCACAGGCGCCGCCAAAGCTCCAGACACCCGCCCCGCGGCCGGCCCAGGGCCCGCCCGCGGCCGCGCCGGCCGCGCCGGCCGCGGCATGGCGCGTCCTGGTGGTGGACCCCGACACCGGCGACCCGCTGGTGACCCAGCTGCGCCGCCACGGCCACCGGCCCGTCGGCGTCACCCACGGCGGCGCGGCCCTCCAGGCGCACACGGACGCGGACCTGGTGCTGCTCACGCTGGAACTGCCCGACCTGGACGGGCTGGAGGTGTGCCGGGCCATCCGGTCCGTCAGCCGCGTCCCCGTCATCATCGTCACCGCCCGCCAGTCCGAACTGGACTGCGTCCTGGGCCTGCAGGCCGGCGCCGACGACTACGTCACCAAGCCCTACGGGCTGCGCGAGCTGATGGCCCGCATCGAGGCCGTGATGCGCCGCGCCCAGTGGCAGCCGGCCGCCGTGCAGGAGATCCGGCACGGCTCGCTGCGGATCGACGTCAACTCCCGCCGGGTCACCGTGGACGAGGCCGAAGTCACCCTGACCCGCAAGGAGTTCGACCTGCTGTGCCTGCTGGCCTCGCACCCCGGCACGGTCATTCCGCGCAAGCAGCTGCTCAAGCAGGTCTGGGGCGACACCTGGTCCCGCCGCACCGTCGACACCCACGTCAGCAGCCTGCGCGGCAAGCTCGGCGACAGCGGCTGGATCGTGACGGTCCGCGGAGTGGGCTTCCAGCTCGGCCACCGCTGA
- a CDS encoding ParB N-terminal domain-containing protein — protein MARQTVRVHPDSSSERLLFLKDALGEAPVERVRLADLTASFTPRSGGVDGEWALALANLEGELPPIVVHRPTLSVIDGLHRLRAARLRGRTHIAARFFDGSRQDAALLAVAMNVTQGRPLSQSERVAAAERIVAARPQWSDRAIAVVAGLSAKKVSELRARAQGLPRCERRVGLDGRARPLSTVQGRELAGELLRADPKASLRTIARRAGISPATVADVRDRLLRGEDPVPPRQRGLAAGRGAREGREAGGRDREETRSAEELVILFEALRRDPSLRLNEVGRSMLRMLDACALLARDRGRIIAHLPPHCADQLAELMRGYSQMCQAFADELGTGADRPGPAR, from the coding sequence ATGGCCCGTCAGACCGTGCGTGTGCACCCCGACAGCAGCTCGGAGCGGCTGCTCTTTTTGAAGGACGCGCTGGGCGAGGCGCCCGTGGAGCGGGTGCGGCTGGCCGACCTGACGGCCTCGTTCACCCCGCGTTCGGGCGGGGTGGACGGCGAGTGGGCGCTGGCCCTGGCGAACCTGGAGGGCGAGCTGCCGCCGATCGTCGTGCACCGCCCCACCCTGTCCGTCATCGACGGGCTGCACCGGCTGCGGGCCGCGCGGCTGCGGGGCCGTACGCACATCGCGGCCCGTTTCTTCGACGGGTCCCGGCAGGACGCGGCCCTGCTGGCGGTGGCGATGAACGTGACCCAGGGCCGGCCGCTGTCCCAGAGCGAGCGGGTCGCCGCCGCGGAGCGCATCGTCGCCGCGCGGCCCCAGTGGTCCGACCGTGCCATCGCCGTGGTGGCGGGGCTGTCCGCGAAGAAGGTGTCCGAGCTGCGGGCGCGGGCGCAGGGGCTGCCGCGGTGCGAGCGGCGGGTCGGGCTCGACGGCCGGGCCCGGCCGCTGAGCACCGTGCAGGGGCGGGAGCTGGCCGGGGAGCTGCTGCGGGCCGACCCCAAGGCGTCGCTGCGGACGATCGCGCGGCGCGCGGGGATCTCCCCGGCGACCGTCGCCGACGTCCGTGACCGGCTGCTGCGGGGCGAGGACCCGGTGCCGCCGCGGCAGCGCGGTCTGGCGGCCGGGCGCGGCGCGCGCGAGGGGCGCGAGGCGGGCGGCCGGGACCGGGAGGAGACGCGGTCGGCCGAGGAGCTGGTCATCCTCTTCGAGGCGCTGCGGCGGGACCCGTCGCTGCGGCTGAACGAGGTGGGCCGCAGCATGCTGCGGATGCTGGACGCGTGTGCGCTGCTCGCCCGCGACCGGGGACGCATCATCGCCCATCTGCCGCCGCACTGCGCCGACCAGCTGGCGGAGCTGATGCGCGGTTACTCGCAGATGTGCCAGGCGTTCGCCGACGAGCTGGGCACCGGCGCGGACCGGCCGGGGCCGGCGCGCTGA
- a CDS encoding GNAT family N-acetyltransferase: MNWTTERVEGAALDLDEVLEVYRSSGLGERRPADDRERMAAMVRNANLVLVARDAAGTLIGIARSVSDFSYVTYLSDIAVSGTHQRSGVGRALIDATRKEAPTAKIVLLSAPAATEYYPHIGFAPHHSAWVLNP, translated from the coding sequence GTGAACTGGACGACTGAGCGGGTGGAGGGCGCCGCCCTGGACCTGGACGAGGTGCTCGAGGTGTACCGCTCCTCGGGCCTGGGGGAGCGGCGCCCGGCCGACGACCGGGAGAGGATGGCGGCGATGGTGCGCAACGCCAACCTCGTCCTGGTCGCCCGGGACGCCGCCGGCACCCTCATCGGCATCGCCCGCAGCGTGTCCGACTTCTCCTACGTCACCTACCTGTCCGACATCGCGGTCTCGGGCACCCACCAGCGCTCCGGCGTCGGCCGCGCCCTGATCGACGCCACCCGCAAGGAGGCCCCGACGGCGAAGATCGTGCTGCTGTCGGCGCCCGCCGCGACGGAGTACTACCCGCACATCGGATTCGCCCCGCACCACTCGGCGTGGGTGCTGAACCCGTGA